One region of Oryzias latipes chromosome 6, ASM223467v1 genomic DNA includes:
- the LOC101174098 gene encoding interferon-induced transmembrane protein 5: MDNHSYNFPSDCTPLTNCKSARKPAGSTVVNMGNAGKCPPRDYLLWSLCNTFYVNFCCLGFMALLYSIKARDQKTLGNLQMAQECSDKAKWYNILAAGWNLLIPLLAIVLLVLLLVHLGTSEGNFDFFGEDGFQNFMNLFSW, from the exons ATGGATAATCATTCCTACAATTTCCCTTCTGACTGTACCCCGCTCACCAACTGTAAGTCGGCCCGCAAGCCGGCTGGATCCACTGTGGTCAACATGGGCAACGCTGGGAAGTGTCCTCCCCGGGACTACCTGCTCTGGTCGCTCTGCAACACTTTCTACGTTAACTTCTGCTGCCTGGGTTTTATGGCACTACTCTACTCAATCAAG GCAAGAGACCAGAAGACTTTAGGAAACCTGCAGATGGCCCAGGAGTGCTCGGACAAGGCAAAGTGGTACAACATCCTGGCAGCCGGTTGGAACCTGCTGATCCCCCTGCTTGCCATCGTCCTCCTTGTCCTCCTCCTCGTCCACCTCGGCACTTCTGAGGGAAATTTTGATTTCTTCGGAGAAGACGGCTTCCAGAATTTCATGAATTTGTTCAGCTGGTAA